The Oceanibaculum nanhaiense nucleotide sequence TAGAGGGGCGGGCGGGAAACGGTCCGCAAGAGGGGGCGGCGAAGCCGGATCGATGTCAGTAAAGACCCAGGAACAACTTCTGATCGCGGTCGGACGGGATCGTGACAGGGCTGCCTTCGCGGCACTCTTCTCGCATTTCGCGCCGCGCCTCAAATCCTTCCTGATGCGTCTGGGTGTGGCGCCCGAGGGTGTTGAGGAGCTTGTGCAGGAGGCCATGCTGATGGTCTGGCGCCGCGCCGACACTTTCGATCCGTCGCAGGCCAGCGCCAGTACCTGGATTTTTACCATTGCCCGGAACAAGCGCATCGATGCCCTGCGCCGGACCCGCCGACCGGAGATCGATCCGCTGGATCCGGCGCTGGTGCCCTCGGCGCCGACGGCGGCCGACGAGACAGTGTTCGAGGCCCAGCGTGATGCGGTTGTGAAACAGGCGCTGAAAAGCCTGCCAGTAGAACAGGCGGACCTGTTGCGGCTCGCCTATTTCGAGGACAAGTCGCATGGCGTGATTGCGGCGGAGAGTGGCATTCCCATCGGGACGGTGAAGTCGCGCATCCGTCTCGCCCTGGCGAAACTGCGCCAGAGCCTCGCGAAAGAGTTGATGTGATGCAATTTCATGTGAGCGAAGAATATCTGATGGACTATGCCGCGGGGACCGCCAGCGAGGCGGTCAGCCTGCTGGTTGCGACCCATCTGGCCTTGTGCCCGGAATGTCGGGCCAAGGTGGCCGATTATGAGCGCATCGGCGGCGCCATGCTTGAGGACAGCCGTCCGGCCGATCTGCCCGACGCGGCCTTGGCGGAGATGCTGGCCCGCCTCGATGAGGTGCCTTCCGAGGCGCCTGCCGACGCGCCGGTGAAGGGGCCGTCCGTGGAGTTCGACGACCATACCCGCCGCACCCTGCCGGAGCCCCTGCGTTCCTATATCGGCTGCAATCTGGACACCGCACCGTGGCGCAGCGTGACGAAGGCGCTTCAGGAAATTGAATTGCCTCTCGGCGAGTCCGGCTATCGCACCCGGCTTTACCGGATCAAGGGAGGGCAGGCCATGCCCAACCACACGCATGGCGGCAACGAGATGACGCTGGTGCTGGCCGGCGGCTTTTCCGACGATACCGGCCATTACGAGCGGGGCGACGTCTCCATCGCCGATGACGAACTGGTGCACACGCCGGTTGCCGATCCGGGCGAGGATTGCATCTGCCTCGCCGTCACCGATGCGCCCCTGAAGCTGACCGGGCCCATCGGACGCATCGTCAACCTGTTCATGCGCTATTAATTTCGTTACTCGTTTCTGGCGCGAACCAGCAGTTCCTCGACCTTCGGCAGGATGCGCTCGACGATCACGCCGACACCCTGCTCGTTGGGGTGGATGCCGTCCGGCTGGTTGAGCGCAGGGTCCGTCGCCACCCCGTCCAGGAAGAAGGGGTAGAAGACCACGCCGTGCTTTTCCGCGAGACGGTGATAGGTAGCGTGGAAGGCTTCCGCATAGTCGCGGCCGAAATTGGGCGGGGCGTGCATGCCGGCCAGAAGCACGGGAATGCCCTCCTGCTTCAGCCGTGTCAGGATCGCGTCCAGATTGGCATAGAGCTGGTCCACCGGCTGGCCGCGCAGCCCGTCATTGGCGCCGAATTCAACGATGGCCGCGTCCGGCTTTTCGGCCAGCGCCCAGTCCAGCCGGGCGAGGCCGCCGGTCGAGGTGTCGCCCGACACACCGGCATTCGCCACGCGCACATCCTTGCCCTGGGCGCGCAGCGCCGCTTCCAGCTGGGCCGGAAAGCTGCTGTCGTCCGGCAGGCCATAGCCCGCCATCAGGCTGTCGCCCAGACCCAGGAGGACAGTATCGGCCCGCACCGCCGTGGTACCGGCGATACCGGTCATCAGCAAGGCGGCAAAAAAGACCGGCATCAGAGTGGCCGGCAGCAGTCCGTTGAATATCCGGTATAGCGGGCCATATCCGCAATGGGCACGGTCGCGGTCCGCAGCCGTTCCGTTTCCGCCATCGCTCCATCCGGCAACAATGCAGGCTTCCGACATGACAGCGCTCTCTTCCTCGGTTTCGGACTCGTCGCGCGATCCGATCATCGTGCTCGACGATGTGCGCCTTAACTTGAGAAGTGGGGCGGGCGAGGTCAACATCCTGCGTGGAATTGACCTTTCCATCGCAGCGGGCGAGACGGTCAGCATCGTCGGCCCGTCGGGTGCCGGCAAATCCTCCCTGATGATGCTGATGGCAGGGCTGGAGCGCGCCAGCGGCGGCACGATCCGCGTCGCCGGGCATGATCTTGGCCAGATGAACGAGGACCGGCTGGCGTTGTTCCGCCGTGCCCATGTCGGCATCGTCTTTCAGGCATTCCGCCTGGTGCCGACCATGACGGCGCTGGAGAATGTCGCCATACCGCTGGAGCTGGCTGGCGCCGCGGACGCGTTCGACAGGGCCGCGGCAGGCCTTGAGGCGGTCGGCCTCGGCCATCGCACCGGACATTATCCCGACCAGCTTTCCGGTGGCGAGCAGCAGCGCGTGGCGCTGGCCCGCGCCTTTGTCGCCGGTCCGTCGCTGCTGCTGGCGGACGAGCCGACCGGCAATCTCGATGGCCATACCGGCGAACAGGTGGTCGAGCTGATGTTCGACCTGAAGCGCCGCTTCGGCACCACGCTGGTGCTGATCACCCACGATCTCGATCTGGCAAGGCGCTGCCAGCGCACCATTCATCTGGCCGATGGCCGGATCGTCGCCGACGAGACGGAAGGCGTGACTGAACTCGCCGCGGCCG carries:
- a CDS encoding sigma-70 family RNA polymerase sigma factor, which translates into the protein MSVKTQEQLLIAVGRDRDRAAFAALFSHFAPRLKSFLMRLGVAPEGVEELVQEAMLMVWRRADTFDPSQASASTWIFTIARNKRIDALRRTRRPEIDPLDPALVPSAPTAADETVFEAQRDAVVKQALKSLPVEQADLLRLAYFEDKSHGVIAAESGIPIGTVKSRIRLALAKLRQSLAKELM
- a CDS encoding ChrR family anti-sigma-E factor, which translates into the protein MSEEYLMDYAAGTASEAVSLLVATHLALCPECRAKVADYERIGGAMLEDSRPADLPDAALAEMLARLDEVPSEAPADAPVKGPSVEFDDHTRRTLPEPLRSYIGCNLDTAPWRSVTKALQEIELPLGESGYRTRLYRIKGGQAMPNHTHGGNEMTLVLAGGFSDDTGHYERGDVSIADDELVHTPVADPGEDCICLAVTDAPLKLTGPIGRIVNLFMRY
- a CDS encoding arylesterase; translation: MPVFFAALLMTGIAGTTAVRADTVLLGLGDSLMAGYGLPDDSSFPAQLEAALRAQGKDVRVANAGVSGDTSTGGLARLDWALAEKPDAAIVEFGANDGLRGQPVDQLYANLDAILTRLKQEGIPVLLAGMHAPPNFGRDYAEAFHATYHRLAEKHGVVFYPFFLDGVATDPALNQPDGIHPNEQGVGVIVERILPKVEELLVRARNE
- a CDS encoding ABC transporter ATP-binding protein → MTALSSSVSDSSRDPIIVLDDVRLNLRSGAGEVNILRGIDLSIAAGETVSIVGPSGAGKSSLMMLMAGLERASGGTIRVAGHDLGQMNEDRLALFRRAHVGIVFQAFRLVPTMTALENVAIPLELAGAADAFDRAAAGLEAVGLGHRTGHYPDQLSGGEQQRVALARAFVAGPSLLLADEPTGNLDGHTGEQVVELMFDLKRRFGTTLVLITHDLDLARRCQRTIHLADGRIVADETEGVTELAAAGR